A stretch of the Aegilops tauschii subsp. strangulata cultivar AL8/78 chromosome 4, Aet v6.0, whole genome shotgun sequence genome encodes the following:
- the LOC109733395 gene encoding F-box/kelch-repeat protein At1g55270 has translation MVESVSCYCRVDGGLKTVVNARKFVPGARLCMQPDVKPNKRKSRTSRKERCRTQAPLLPGLPDDLAISCLMRVPRVEHPNLRLVGKRWSRLLSGNYYYSLRKKFGMAEEWVYVFKRDRDQKISWHAFDPVHQLWKSLPPVPPEYSEAVGFGCAVLSGCYLYLFGGKNSVRGSMRRVVFYNTRTNKWHRAPDMLRKRHFFGSCVINNCLYVAGGECEGIQRTLRSAEVYNPNRNRWSCITEMSIGMVPFIGVVYDGKWFLKGFDSHRQIVSEVYLPTSNMWSTTGNELVAGLRNPSISFNGRLYSVDCRDACKLRVYDGDKGLWTRFIDSRRHLGSSRSFEAVALVSLDGKICVIRNNMGITLVDVCDPTTVIEIDSARMWETFARKGQHRSFMANLWSTIAGRHLKTHIIHCQVLQV, from the coding sequence GTAGAATCTGTGTCCTGCTACTGCAGGGTAGATGGAGGCCTTAAAACTGTTGTCAATGCTAGAAAGTTCGTCCCTGGTGCTAGACTGTGCATGCAACCTGATGTCAAACCGAACAAGCGCAAGTCAAGGACCTCACGCAAGGAGAGGTGCCGAACGCAGGCGCCACTTCTGCCTGGACTTCCTGATGACCTGGCTATTTCATGTCTGATGCGGGTTCCTCGAGTGGAGCACCCTAATCTTCGTTTAGTCGGTAAAAGATGGAGCCGACTTTTATCTGGTAATTATTATTACTCACTGCGGAAGAAATTTGGCATGGCAGAAGAATGGGTTTATGTCTTCAAAAGGGATCGTGATCAGAAAATATCTTGGCATGCCTTTGATCCAGTGCACCAGCTCTGGAAGTCACTTCCTCCAGTTCCACCAGAGTATTCGGAAGCCGTGGGATTTGGTTGCGCTGTTCTCAGTGGCTGCTATTTGTACTTATTTGGTGGCAAAAACTCAGTGCGAGGGTCTATGAGGCGTGTTGTATTTTACAATACTCGGACAAACAAGTGGCACCGGGCCCCAGATATGCTACGGAAGCGGCATTTCTTTGGTTCTTGTGTAATAAACAACTGCCTCTATGTTGCTGGTGGGGAGTGTGAAGGGATACAGAGAACTCTAAGGTCTGCAGAGGTTTACAATCCGAACAGGAATAGATGGTCTTGCATTACTGAAATGAGCATAGGAATGGTGCCTTTCATTGGAGTTGTATATGATGGCAAGTGGTTCCTAAAAGGATTTGATTCTCACCGGCAGATTGTGAGCGAGGTCTATCTGCCAACATCCAACATGTGGTCAACCACTGGTAATGAACTGGTTGCAGGCTTACGGAATCCAAGCATTTCGTTTAACGGTCGTCTTTATTCAGTGGATTGTCGGGATGCCTGCAAGCTAAGAGTTTATGATGGAGACAAGGGATTGTGGACAAGGTTCATAGACAGTAGACGCCATCTGGGCAGCTCGCGGTCTTTTGAAGCTGTGGCTTTGGTCTCACTGGATGGAAAGATCTGTGTTATCCGTAATAACATGGGCATCACCCTTGTTGATGTCTGTGACCCAACAACAGTTATTGAGATTGACAGTGCCCGCATGTGGGAGACTTTTGCCCGGAAGGGCCAGCACAGATCTTTCATGGCAAACTTGTGGTCAACAATTGCAGGGCGTCATTTAAAGACCCACATTATCCATTGCCAAGTGCTCCAAGTTTGA